Proteins encoded in a region of the Loxodonta africana isolate mLoxAfr1 chromosome 22, mLoxAfr1.hap2, whole genome shotgun sequence genome:
- the ZBTB47 gene encoding zinc finger and BTB domain-containing protein 47 isoform X3, producing the protein MGRLNEQRLFQPDLCDVDLVLVPQRSVFPAHKGVLAAYSQFFHSLFTQNKQLQRVELSLEALAPGGLQQILNFIYTSKLLVNAANVHEVLSAASLLQMADIAASCQELLDARSLGPPAPGTVALAQAATGCTPAAPPYYCDIKQEADAPGLPKIYAREGPDPYSVRVEDGAGATGDTVPSAIGPAQPFFKEEKEGSVEPPAPLCKLEGGEELEEELGGSGTYSRREQSQIIVEVNLNNQTLHVSTGPEGKPGVGTSPATMVLGREDGLQRHSEEEEEEEEEEEEEEEEEGGGSGGEEEEEEEEEEEGGSQGEEEDQEEEEEHSEEEEEEEEEEGHSEQDQESSEEGEAGSRQVPAGLGGRQDSRVDPSSHSRMATRSRENARRRGTPEPEEGGKRPRPPPGAAPAPARGPPAADGLGAKVKLEEKQHHPCQKCPRVFNNRWYLEKHMNVTHSRMQICDQCGKRFLLESELLLHRQTDCERNIQCVTCGKAFKKLWSLHEHNKIVHGYAEKKFSCEICEKKFYTMAHVRKHMVAHTKDMPFTCETCGKSFKRSMSLKVHSLQHSGEKPFRCENCSERFQYKYQLRSHMSIHIGHKQFMCQWCGKDFNMKQYFDEHMKTHTGEKPYICEICGKSFTSRPNMKRHRRTHTGEKPYPCDVCGQRFRFSNMLKAHKEKCFRVSHPLAGDGAPSAPGLSPTQPPAHALPLLPGLPQTLPPPPHLPPPPPLFPTTANTAAGRMNANN; encoded by the exons GATCCTCAACTTCATCTACACGTCCAAGCTGCTGGTCAACGCAGCCAACGTCCACGAGGTGCTCAGTGCTGCCTCGCTGCTGCAGATGGCCGACATTGCCGCGTCCTGCCAGGAGCTGCTGGATGCCCGCTCCCTTGGCCCTCCAGCCCCCGGCACTGTGGCCCTGGCCCAAGCGGCTACTGGTTGTACCCCGGCTGCACCACCTTACTACTGTGACATCAAGCAGGAGGCTGACGCCCCGGGCCTGCCCAAGATCTATGCCCGCGAGGGTCCTGACCCTTACTCGGTGCGTGTGGAGGACGGGGCAGGGGCCACGGGTGATACAGTGCCCTCTGCCATTGGGCCAGCACAGCCCTTCttcaaggaggagaaggagggtaGTGTCGAGCCCCCGGCCCCCTTGTGCAAGCTGGAGGGTGGGGAGGAGCTGGAGGAAGAGCTTGGGGGCTCTGGGACCTACAGCCGCCGGGAGCAGTCCCAGATCATCGTGGAGGTGAACCTCAACAACCAGACGCTGCACGTGTCCACGGGGCCTGAGGGGAAGCCAGGCGTGGGAACCAGCCCGGCCACCATGGTGCTCGGCCGGGAGGATGGGCTGCAGAGACACtcggaggaagaggaggaagaggaggaggaggaggaggaggaggaggaagaggagggtggcgggagtggaggggaggaggaggaggaggaggaggaggaagaggagggtggCAGTCAAGGAGAGGAGGAAgaccaggaggaggaggaagagcatagcgaggaggaagaggaggaggaggaggaagaagggcaCAGTGAGCAGGATCAAGAGAGCTCTGAGGAGGGGGAGGCTGGAAGCCGGCAGGTGCCGGCGGGGCTCGGGGGGCGCCAGGACAGCCGGGTGGACCCCTCTTCCCATAGTCGCATGGCCACACGGTCCCGGGAGAATGCCCGGCGCCGGGGCACCCCTGAGCCTGAGGAGGGTGGGAAGCGGCCAAGGCCACCCCCAGGAGCGGCCCCAGCACCGGCCCGGGGGCCACCTGCCGCTGATGGGCTGGGGGCCAAGGTGAAGCTGGAGGAGAAGCAGCACCACCCTTGCCAGAAGTGCCCGCGCGTTTTCAACAACCGCTGGTACCTGGAGAAGCACATGAACGTGACCCACAGCCGCATGCAGATCTGCGACCAGTGCGGCAAGCGCTTCCTGCTGGAGAGCGAGCTGCTGCTGCACCGGCAGACGGACTGTGAGCGCAACATCCAG TGTGTGACCTGTGGCAAAGCTTTCAAGAAGCTCTGGTCCCTCCATGAGCACAACAAGATCGTGCACGGCTACGCAGAGAAGAAGTTCTCCTGTGAGATCTGCGAGAAGAAGTTCTACACCATGGCCCACGTGCGCAAACACATGGTCG CCCACACCAAGGACATGCCCTTCACCTGCGAGACCTGTGGGAAGTCCTTCAAACGCAGCATGTCTCTCAAGGTGCACTCGCTGCAGCACTCGGGGGAGAAGCCGTTCAGATGTGAG AACTGCAGCGAGCGCTTCCAGTACAAGTACCAGCTGCGTTCACACATGAGCATTCACATTGGCCACAAGCAGTTCATGTGCCAGTGGTGTGGCAAGGACTTCAACATGAAGCAGTACTTCGACGAGCACATGAAGACCCACACAG GGGAGAAGCCGTACATCTGCGAGATCTGTGGCAAGAGCTTCACCAGCCGGCCCAACATGAAGCGGCACCGGCGCACGCACACCGGCGAGAAGCCGTACCCCTGCGACGTCTGCGGCCAGCGCTTCCGCTTCTCCAACATGCTCAAGGCCCACAAGGAGAAGTGCTTCCGCGTCAGCCACCCTCTGGCCGGTGACGGCGCCCCCTCGGCCCCAGGCCTGTCCCCCACCCAGCCTCCCGCCCACGCACTGCCCCTGCTCCCGGGCCTCCCCCAGACCCTGCCGCCCCCGCCTCACCTGCCGCCCCCACCCCCGCTCTTCCCCACCACCGCCAACACCGCCGCTGGGAGGATGAACGCCAACAACTAA